The Streptomyces sp. NBC_00691 genome has a segment encoding these proteins:
- a CDS encoding cell division protein SepF, which yields MGSVRKASAWLGLVEDNDERYYDDEYADGAEGGDAWVTDPRVRVATDTAEDRGRRIATVSPDGFRDARGIGELFRDGVPVIVNLTAMEPDDAKRVVDFAAGLAFGLRGSIERVATRVFLLTPADTQIVTGETGRRRQDGFFNQS from the coding sequence ATGGGATCGGTGCGCAAGGCGAGTGCCTGGCTGGGACTCGTCGAGGACAACGACGAGCGTTACTACGACGACGAGTACGCCGACGGTGCCGAGGGCGGCGACGCCTGGGTGACGGACCCCCGGGTCCGGGTGGCCACGGACACCGCCGAGGACCGGGGCCGGCGCATCGCCACCGTCTCCCCCGACGGCTTCCGGGACGCCCGGGGCATCGGCGAGCTCTTCCGGGACGGTGTTCCGGTGATCGTGAACCTGACCGCGATGGAGCCGGACGACGCGAAGCGCGTGGTCGACTTCGCCGCCGGTCTCGCCTTCGGTCTGCGCGGTTCGATCGAGCGCGTGGCGACGCGGGTCTTCCTGCTGACCCCCGCCGACACCCAGATCGTCACCGGTGAGACGGGCCGGCGCCGACAGGACGGCTTCTTCAACCAGAGCTGA
- a CDS encoding phosphatase PAP2 family protein, with protein sequence MRTDIFARLDREPEPPKIEVPRMTRTRLALFGGTSAFYLAMVVAVLLSTWLVTLDWKIMLFRPYQQWPEIHGFLDYYVVLGQRGPTAVMVAAWLGWRSWRQHTLRPLLCLGAALLLLNVTVGAVKLGLGRLGPHYATEVGSAELFAGGDIFPSGHTANAVVTWGILAYLATTPRARRYLSALSAVVALGVGLTTVYLGTHWLSDVLLGWAAGLLILLALPWCEPVLAVAESWILALRDRVRDRLRDRRRLVPSLPVASGGPRPGYFPQRPPGSEEPVRGPAGVAGGRAPATRAGVAGGRAPATRG encoded by the coding sequence GTGCGTACCGACATCTTTGCCCGGCTGGACCGGGAGCCGGAACCGCCGAAGATAGAGGTCCCGCGGATGACCCGCACGCGTCTCGCCCTCTTCGGCGGGACGTCGGCGTTCTATCTCGCCATGGTCGTCGCCGTGCTGCTCTCGACGTGGCTGGTGACCCTCGACTGGAAGATCATGCTCTTCCGGCCCTATCAGCAGTGGCCGGAGATCCACGGCTTCCTCGACTACTACGTCGTCCTCGGCCAGCGTGGCCCCACGGCCGTCATGGTGGCCGCCTGGCTGGGCTGGCGCTCCTGGCGCCAGCACACCCTGCGGCCCCTGCTCTGCCTGGGCGCCGCCCTCCTGCTGCTCAACGTCACGGTCGGCGCGGTCAAGCTCGGACTCGGCCGTCTCGGACCCCACTACGCGACCGAGGTCGGCTCCGCCGAGCTCTTCGCGGGCGGCGACATATTCCCCTCGGGTCACACCGCCAACGCGGTCGTGACCTGGGGCATCCTCGCCTACCTGGCGACCACCCCGAGGGCCAGGCGCTATCTGTCGGCGCTCTCCGCCGTGGTCGCGCTCGGCGTCGGACTCACCACGGTCTATCTGGGCACGCACTGGCTGAGCGACGTCCTCCTGGGCTGGGCCGCCGGACTGCTGATCCTGCTCGCCCTGCCCTGGTGCGAGCCGGTCCTCGCGGTGGCGGAGTCCTGGATCCTCGCCCTGCGCGACCGGGTACGGGACCGGCTGCGGGACCGTCGCCGTCTGGTTCCCTCGCTGCCCGTGGCCTCCGGCGGCCCCCGCCCGGGGTACTTCCCGCAGCGCCCGCCCGGTTCCGAGGAGCCGGTCCGGGGACCGGCCGGAGTGGCCGGCGGCCGTGCTCCGGCGACCCGCGCGGGAGTGGCCGGCGGCCGTGCTCCGGCGACTCGCGGCTGA
- a CDS encoding MFS transporter yields the protein MSRTHTAPAPPRAAADGGANRWVVLVVLCVSLLVVALDATILHVAIPSLTEDLRPSSTSLLWIVDAYPLICASLLILFGTLGDRVGRRRILLLGYALFGIASAVAALATEPSVLIGARVLLGVGGAMIMPATLSILRAVFPDRRERATAIGVWTAVAAIGAATGPVLGGFLVEHYWWGSVFLINIPLMALILPLGRRLLPESRGAADGPWDVLGALMAAAGVLGCVLGVKRAGAGEPLLALPTAGPLLLGAVLLVLFVRRQRRRAHPLIDMRLFSRAAFTTSVGCIVLAMLALVGLQLIAVQYLQLVLGLSPLETGLRLLPLTFAAMAAGATGSYTLRRIGPRRMVGWGFVLTAAAVLLLTFMGQHDRPLLLTVGFVLLGFGLQTTLFSAYESMLSEAPQRSAGAAASIGETSYQLGAGMGTALLGSVMNAAYAPGLAAVPGVPAEAGRAAANSLGEAYQVADQLGGAAGGALHQAARHAFVNGLHITLFVSAGLLLLGAAMARRLPRVMECPVDPEETTSAGVPEAEPPVLSKPDPSHADPAEAEGAGMSRSRTVGPSEPRVPATREAIEPAGSGRPAH from the coding sequence ATGTCGCGGACGCACACGGCCCCAGCACCACCGCGTGCCGCAGCCGACGGCGGAGCCAACCGCTGGGTCGTCCTCGTCGTCCTCTGCGTCAGCCTTCTCGTGGTCGCCCTCGACGCGACCATCCTCCATGTCGCGATCCCCTCGCTCACCGAGGACCTGCGCCCCAGCTCCACCTCGCTGCTCTGGATCGTCGACGCCTACCCCCTGATCTGCGCGTCGCTCCTGATCCTCTTCGGCACCCTCGGGGACCGGGTCGGACGGCGCAGAATCCTGCTCCTCGGATACGCGCTGTTCGGCATCGCCTCGGCGGTCGCCGCGCTCGCCACCGAACCCTCGGTCCTCATCGGGGCCCGGGTGCTCCTCGGCGTCGGCGGCGCCATGATCATGCCCGCCACGCTCTCCATCCTCCGGGCGGTCTTCCCCGACCGGCGGGAGCGCGCCACCGCCATCGGGGTCTGGACGGCGGTCGCCGCGATAGGCGCCGCCACCGGACCCGTGCTCGGCGGCTTCCTCGTCGAGCACTACTGGTGGGGTTCCGTCTTCCTCATCAACATTCCGCTGATGGCGCTGATCCTGCCGCTCGGCCGCCGCCTCCTCCCCGAGTCCCGGGGCGCCGCCGACGGGCCCTGGGACGTGCTCGGCGCGCTCATGGCCGCCGCCGGTGTGCTCGGCTGCGTCCTCGGGGTCAAGCGCGCCGGCGCCGGCGAGCCGCTCCTGGCGCTCCCGACCGCCGGGCCGCTGCTGCTCGGCGCCGTGCTCCTCGTGCTCTTCGTGCGACGCCAGAGGCGACGGGCCCATCCGCTGATCGACATGCGGCTCTTCTCCCGGGCCGCCTTCACCACCTCGGTCGGCTGCATCGTGCTGGCGATGCTGGCCCTGGTCGGCCTGCAGCTCATCGCCGTCCAGTACCTCCAGCTGGTGCTCGGCCTCAGCCCGCTGGAGACCGGGCTGCGGCTCCTGCCGCTCACCTTCGCCGCGATGGCCGCCGGCGCCACCGGCTCGTACACCCTGCGCAGGATCGGGCCGCGCCGGATGGTCGGCTGGGGCTTCGTCCTCACGGCCGCCGCCGTGCTGCTGCTCACCTTCATGGGGCAGCACGACCGGCCGCTGCTGCTCACGGTGGGCTTCGTCCTGCTCGGCTTCGGCCTGCAGACCACGCTCTTCTCGGCGTACGAGTCGATGCTCAGCGAGGCCCCGCAGCGGAGCGCGGGCGCCGCGGCCTCGATCGGCGAGACCTCGTACCAGCTCGGCGCGGGCATGGGCACGGCCCTGCTCGGCAGTGTGATGAACGCGGCGTACGCCCCCGGGCTCGCCGCGGTCCCCGGGGTGCCCGCGGAGGCGGGCCGGGCCGCCGCGAACTCGCTCGGCGAGGCCTACCAGGTCGCCGACCAGCTCGGCGGCGCGGCGGGCGGCGCGCTGCACCAGGCCGCCCGGCACGCCTTCGTGAACGGGCTGCACATCACGCTCTTCGTGAGCGCGGGGCTGCTGCTGCTCGGCGCGGCGATGGCCCGGCGCCTGCCCCGGGTGATGGAGTGCCCGGTGGATCCGGAGGAGACGACGTCCGCCGGTGTCCCGGAGGCGGAGCCGCCGGTGCTGTCGAAGCCGGATCCGTCGCATGCGGATCCGGCCGAGGCGGAAGGGGCCGGGATGTCCCGGTCCAGGACGGTCGGCCCGTCCGAGCCGCGGGTGCCCGCGACCCGGGAAGCGATCGAGCCCGCCGGCTCGGGGCGTCCGGCGCACTGA
- a CDS encoding DUF5685 family protein — protein MFGIVRPCTHRLTDGLKTEWMAHLCGLCLALRADHGQFARVVTNYDGLIVSVLTEAQTGVTEAGRRTAGPCALRAMRTAPVAKGEGARLAAAVSLVLASAKIRDHVADRDGLLARRPAAAAARRVARSWDKAGARTGRALGFDTAVLVDAVDRQTGIEALVGPGTSLLAVTEPTETATAAAFAHTAVLAGRPGNAEPLAEAGRLFGRLAHLLDAVEDQTADAEKGAWNPLTATGTSREEARRLADDALHGIRLALRDAEFADDKLAHVLLAHELRTSVDRAFGTTTCAHGAPGAGQGPGYGPGPAYGPGPVPGNPYAGGAPGPHQPPHGGGGGNPYGGGPGGSGGSGGFGGLPPQFGGGAPQAPKPRGFLAGCAMFTWLFCTCQICCAKEYEGPWSRKKHEGCCRDCDCDPGCGNCDCCCPCDGC, from the coding sequence ATGTTCGGAATCGTCAGACCCTGCACCCACCGTCTCACCGACGGCCTCAAGACCGAGTGGATGGCCCATCTCTGCGGCCTCTGCCTGGCACTTCGCGCCGACCACGGCCAGTTCGCCCGGGTCGTCACCAACTACGACGGGCTCATCGTCTCGGTCCTGACGGAGGCTCAGACCGGTGTCACGGAGGCGGGCCGCCGCACGGCCGGACCCTGTGCGCTGCGCGCCATGCGGACCGCACCCGTGGCCAAGGGGGAGGGCGCGCGGCTCGCCGCCGCCGTCTCGCTGGTCCTCGCCTCGGCGAAGATCCGGGACCACGTCGCCGACCGGGACGGGCTGTTGGCCCGGCGGCCCGCCGCCGCCGCGGCCCGCCGCGTCGCCCGCTCCTGGGACAAGGCCGGTGCCAGGACGGGCCGGGCCCTCGGCTTCGACACCGCCGTCCTCGTCGACGCCGTCGACCGGCAGACCGGGATCGAGGCCCTCGTCGGACCCGGCACCTCCCTGCTCGCCGTCACCGAACCGACCGAGACGGCCACCGCGGCCGCCTTCGCGCACACCGCCGTCCTCGCCGGACGGCCCGGGAACGCGGAGCCGCTCGCCGAGGCGGGCCGGCTCTTCGGCCGCCTCGCCCACCTGCTCGACGCAGTCGAGGACCAGACGGCCGACGCGGAGAAGGGCGCCTGGAACCCGCTCACCGCGACCGGCACCTCCCGCGAGGAGGCCCGCCGGCTCGCCGACGACGCCCTGCACGGCATCCGCCTCGCGCTGCGGGACGCCGAGTTCGCCGACGACAAGCTGGCGCACGTCCTGCTCGCCCATGAACTCCGCACCTCCGTGGACCGCGCCTTCGGCACGACGACCTGCGCGCACGGAGCGCCGGGTGCGGGGCAGGGGCCGGGGTACGGTCCGGGTCCGGCGTACGGGCCGGGTCCGGTGCCGGGCAATCCGTACGCGGGCGGCGCCCCGGGCCCGCACCAGCCGCCCCACGGCGGCGGTGGCGGGAACCCGTACGGCGGCGGCCCGGGCGGATCCGGCGGCTCGGGCGGCTTCGGCGGGCTGCCGCCGCAGTTCGGGGGCGGCGCCCCCCAGGCGCCCAAGCCCCGCGGCTTCCTCGCCGGGTGCGCCATGTTCACCTGGCTCTTCTGCACCTGCCAGATCTGCTGCGCCAAGGAGTACGAGGGCCCCTGGTCCCGCAAGAAGCACGAGGGCTGCTGCCGGGACTGCGACTGCGACCCCGGCTGCGGCAACTGCGACTGCTGCTGCCCCTGCGACGGCTGCTGA
- a CDS encoding I78 family peptidase inhibitor produces the protein MAPTSRTPEPPRDAPESYVGLDAEGAARLARTRGWSTVRSLPPGSIITMEYLAGRINFEVEGGTVTRCWLG, from the coding sequence ATGGCACCCACATCGCGCACTCCCGAACCGCCTCGCGACGCCCCCGAGTCCTATGTGGGGCTCGACGCGGAAGGCGCCGCACGGCTCGCCAGGACGCGGGGCTGGAGCACCGTCAGGTCGCTCCCGCCCGGCTCGATCATCACGATGGAGTACCTCGCCGGACGCATCAACTTCGAGGTCGAGGGCGGCACGGTCACCCGCTGCTGGCTCGGCTGA
- a CDS encoding helix-turn-helix transcriptional regulator — protein sequence MLETSARLLRLLSLLQAHREWSGAALADRLGVTPRTVRRDVDRLRELGYPVNASPGTGGGYQLGAGAELPPLLLDDEEAVAVAVGLRAAAGQGVEGIGESSVRALAKLEQVLPGRLRRRVSALNAFTVPMLRTPRERIDPAVLTELANACRDTERLRFEYRDHGGSTTRRNVEPHRLVCSERRWYLVAWDVDRADWRTFRADRIVPTPPHGPRFPPREPPAEDLAAYVAKGVSTAAYATEATIRLHVPLAEAAAAVGAADGVLTADGEDACVLRTGAHSLDVMVIHVSLIGFEFEVLDPPELVDRVRALRDLLSRSLDRSASAPAVGS from the coding sequence ATGTTGGAGACCTCAGCACGGCTCTTGCGTCTGCTCTCGTTGCTCCAGGCCCACCGCGAGTGGTCCGGTGCCGCCCTCGCCGACCGGCTCGGCGTCACGCCCCGCACCGTACGGAGGGACGTCGACCGGCTCCGTGAGCTCGGCTACCCGGTCAACGCGAGCCCCGGGACCGGCGGCGGATACCAGCTCGGCGCCGGGGCCGAGCTGCCGCCGCTGCTCCTCGACGACGAGGAGGCCGTGGCGGTCGCCGTCGGTCTGCGCGCCGCCGCCGGGCAGGGGGTCGAGGGCATCGGCGAGAGTTCGGTACGCGCCCTGGCCAAGCTGGAGCAGGTGCTTCCGGGGCGGCTGCGGCGCCGGGTGAGCGCCCTGAACGCCTTCACCGTCCCGATGCTGCGCACCCCGCGCGAGCGGATCGACCCCGCCGTGCTCACCGAACTCGCCAACGCCTGCAGGGACACCGAGCGGCTGCGGTTCGAGTACCGGGACCACGGCGGGTCCACCACCCGCAGGAACGTGGAGCCGCACCGGCTCGTCTGCAGCGAGCGGCGCTGGTACCTGGTCGCCTGGGACGTGGACCGGGCCGACTGGCGCACCTTCCGCGCCGACCGGATCGTGCCGACGCCGCCGCACGGGCCCCGCTTCCCGCCCCGCGAGCCGCCCGCCGAGGATCTGGCCGCCTATGTGGCGAAGGGCGTGTCGACCGCCGCGTACGCGACCGAGGCGACGATCCGGCTGCATGTCCCGCTCGCCGAGGCCGCCGCGGCCGTCGGCGCGGCCGACGGTGTCCTGACGGCGGACGGGGAGGACGCCTGTGTGCTCCGGACCGGAGCGCACAGCCTCGATGTGATGGTGATCCATGTGTCGCTGATCGGCTTCGAGTTCGAGGTGCTCGACCCGCCGGAGCTGGTCGACCGGGTGCGGGCGCTCAGGGACCTGTTGTCCCGGTCCCTCGACCGGTCGGCCTCCGCTCCGGCGGTGGGCTCGTGA
- a CDS encoding ABC transporter substrate-binding protein: protein MTTRTRPGTARTALVFALITGAALGLTACAGGDPATAPAGASGVPGAAKGTLPTEDVVSAVTRNEAAAKLLPADVRQRGSFTIASSVATPPSSAYLPDGRTVVGVDADFAAAVAKALGLELKREVVGFEAILPALGSGKYDVGTGNFGVTEERRKAIDFVTYINDGQGFASRADSSLKAVTDLTQLCGLKVAVNAGTTFERTLEQNKGRCAEAGRQPYEVNVYSETGAIWMSLQQGRSDVVMNTINGVRYAVTQQKNVKFLNEYRRLDVGFAFKKGTPLAPAFQAAVNGLKADGTYDRILRKWGVTGSGIATSQISPPELPAPKK, encoded by the coding sequence ATGACCACGCGCACGCGTCCCGGCACCGCACGCACCGCTCTCGTCTTCGCCCTGATCACCGGCGCCGCCCTCGGCCTCACCGCCTGCGCGGGCGGCGATCCCGCGACGGCCCCGGCCGGCGCCTCGGGCGTGCCGGGGGCCGCGAAGGGCACGCTCCCGACCGAGGACGTGGTGTCGGCGGTGACGAGGAACGAGGCGGCGGCGAAGCTGCTGCCCGCCGACGTACGGCAGCGGGGCAGCTTCACGATCGCCTCGTCCGTCGCGACCCCGCCCAGCTCGGCGTACCTGCCCGACGGCAGGACCGTCGTGGGGGTCGACGCCGATTTCGCCGCGGCCGTGGCGAAGGCCCTCGGCCTGGAGCTCAAGCGCGAGGTGGTCGGGTTCGAGGCGATCCTTCCGGCCCTCGGCAGCGGCAAGTACGACGTCGGCACCGGGAACTTCGGGGTGACCGAGGAGCGGCGCAAGGCCATCGACTTCGTGACCTACATCAACGACGGGCAGGGCTTCGCGAGCCGCGCGGACAGTTCGCTGAAGGCGGTCACGGACCTCACGCAGCTGTGCGGTCTGAAGGTGGCCGTGAACGCGGGCACCACCTTCGAAAGGACCCTGGAACAGAACAAGGGCCGGTGCGCGGAGGCGGGCAGGCAGCCGTACGAGGTGAACGTCTACAGCGAGACCGGCGCGATCTGGATGTCGCTCCAGCAGGGCCGCAGCGATGTCGTGATGAACACGATCAACGGGGTGCGGTACGCGGTGACGCAGCAGAAGAACGTGAAGTTCCTCAACGAGTACCGGCGGCTCGACGTCGGCTTCGCCTTCAAGAAGGGCACGCCGCTGGCGCCCGCCTTCCAGGCCGCGGTGAACGGCCTGAAGGCGGACGGGACGTACGACAGGATCCTGCGGAAGTGGGGTGTGACGGGCTCGGGCATCGCCACCTCGCAGATCTCCCCGCCGGAGCTCCCGGCGCCGAAGAAGTAG
- the ctaD gene encoding aa3-type cytochrome oxidase subunit I, translating into MGNGTVTATVESRRERHGRILIDWLTTTDHKKIGHLYLVTAFLFFLVAGLMAMLMRAELARPGLQLLTNQEFNQAFTLHGTIMLLLFATPTFAGFANELVPLQIGSPDVAFPRLNMFSYWLFLFGGLMVVGSLLTPTGPAAFGWTAYAPLNSLERSPGAGVDLWITGLALSGFGTILTSVNFLATIIGMRAPGMTMFRMPIFTWNVLFTAVLVIVAFPVLAAALLVLEADRRLGSVVFQPENGGALLWQHLFWFFGHPEVYIIALPFFGIVSEIIPVFARKPIFGYTTLVAATMAITGLSVVVWAHHMFATGAVLLPFFSLLSFLIAVPTGVKFFNWTGTMLRGSLSFETPMLWCVGFLVSFLFGGLTGVILASPPMDFQVTDSYFVVAHFHYTVFGTVVFATFAGFTFWWPKFTGRMLDERLGKVHFWTLFTGFHLTFLVQHWLGAEGMPRRYADYLQADGFTALNTVSAIGAFLLGASTLPFLYNVWRTTLYAPKVEVDDPWGFGRSLEWATSCPPPRHNFTAVPRIRSESPAFDLHHPEFAAYERMRITSPPPERRPTGRGTGTTGP; encoded by the coding sequence ATGGGCAACGGGACAGTGACCGCGACCGTCGAATCCCGCCGCGAGCGGCACGGCCGGATCCTGATCGACTGGCTCACCACCACCGACCACAAGAAGATCGGCCACCTCTATCTGGTGACCGCGTTCCTCTTCTTCCTCGTCGCCGGGCTGATGGCGATGCTCATGCGGGCCGAGCTGGCCCGCCCGGGACTCCAGCTGCTCACGAACCAGGAGTTCAACCAGGCCTTCACCCTGCACGGCACGATCATGCTGCTGCTCTTCGCCACGCCGACCTTCGCCGGCTTCGCCAACGAGCTGGTGCCGCTGCAGATCGGCTCGCCCGACGTCGCCTTCCCGCGGCTGAACATGTTCTCGTACTGGCTGTTCCTCTTCGGCGGCCTGATGGTGGTCGGCTCGCTGCTCACCCCGACCGGCCCGGCCGCCTTCGGCTGGACCGCCTACGCCCCGCTCAACAGCCTGGAGCGGTCCCCCGGCGCCGGCGTCGACCTGTGGATCACGGGCCTCGCGCTCTCCGGTTTCGGCACCATCCTGACCTCGGTGAACTTCCTCGCGACCATCATCGGGATGCGGGCACCCGGCATGACCATGTTCCGGATGCCGATCTTCACCTGGAACGTGCTCTTCACGGCGGTCCTGGTGATCGTCGCCTTCCCCGTGCTCGCCGCGGCCCTGCTCGTCCTGGAGGCGGACCGGCGCCTCGGCTCGGTGGTCTTCCAGCCCGAGAACGGCGGCGCGCTGCTCTGGCAGCACCTCTTCTGGTTCTTCGGCCACCCCGAGGTCTACATCATCGCGTTGCCGTTCTTCGGGATCGTCAGCGAGATCATCCCGGTCTTCGCCCGCAAGCCGATCTTCGGCTACACCACGCTGGTCGCCGCCACCATGGCGATCACCGGCCTGTCGGTGGTCGTCTGGGCCCACCACATGTTCGCGACGGGCGCGGTGCTGCTGCCCTTCTTCTCGCTGCTCTCGTTCCTCATCGCGGTGCCCACCGGGGTGAAGTTCTTCAACTGGACCGGGACGATGCTGCGCGGCTCGCTCTCCTTCGAGACCCCGATGCTGTGGTGCGTCGGCTTCCTGGTGTCGTTCCTCTTCGGCGGCCTCACCGGGGTGATCCTCGCCTCGCCGCCGATGGACTTCCAGGTCACCGACTCGTACTTCGTGGTCGCCCATTTCCACTACACGGTGTTCGGCACGGTCGTCTTCGCGACCTTCGCCGGCTTCACCTTCTGGTGGCCGAAGTTCACCGGCCGGATGCTCGACGAACGGCTCGGGAAGGTCCACTTCTGGACCCTCTTCACCGGCTTCCACCTCACCTTCCTGGTCCAGCACTGGCTGGGCGCGGAGGGCATGCCCCGGCGGTACGCCGACTATCTGCAGGCGGACGGATTCACCGCCCTCAACACCGTGTCCGCCATCGGCGCCTTCCTGCTCGGCGCCTCCACCCTGCCGTTCCTCTACAACGTGTGGCGGACCACGCTGTACGCGCCGAAGGTCGAGGTCGACGACCCCTGGGGCTTCGGCCGCTCCCTCGAGTGGGCGACCTCCTGTCCGCCGCCCCGCCACAACTTCACCGCCGTCCCCCGGATCCGCTCCGAGTCGCCGGCCTTCGACCTGCACCATCCCGAGTTCGCGGCCTACGAGCGGATGCGGATCACGAGCCCACCGCCGGAGCGGAGGCCGACCGGTCGAGGGACCGGGACAACAGGTCCCTGA
- a CDS encoding GNAT family N-acetyltransferase produces the protein MTFALSVHRTTTTDPLARPLLDELAHEYLTRYGSAHDLSRYPAEEFAPPHGAFLLLLEQGRPVAGGAYRRYDDDTAELKRIWTHSAHRRRGLARRVLTVLEREAAARGYSRLYLTTGPRQPEARGLYLASGYRPLFDVSADPESIGPLPFEKLLENPKP, from the coding sequence ATGACCTTCGCGTTGTCCGTGCACCGGACCACGACCACCGACCCCCTGGCGCGCCCGCTGCTCGACGAGCTGGCGCACGAGTACCTGACCCGGTACGGCTCCGCGCACGATCTGAGCCGCTACCCGGCGGAGGAGTTCGCCCCGCCCCATGGCGCCTTCCTGCTCCTGCTGGAGCAGGGCCGGCCCGTGGCGGGCGGCGCCTACCGCCGCTACGACGACGACACGGCCGAACTCAAGCGGATCTGGACCCACTCGGCGCACCGCAGGCGCGGTCTCGCCCGCCGGGTCCTGACCGTGCTCGAACGGGAGGCCGCCGCCCGCGGCTACTCCCGCCTCTATCTCACGACCGGACCGCGTCAGCCGGAGGCCAGGGGCCTCTACCTGGCGAGCGGCTACCGCCCGCTCTTCGACGTGTCCGCCGACCCCGAGTCGATCGGCCCGCTGCCGTTCGAGAAACTCCTGGAGAACCCGAAGCCATGA
- a CDS encoding glycosyltransferase: MRISFLLHNGYHYGGTIRTTFTLAEELAKRHEVEIVSVFRHRDRPLLGLPSGVTLRHLVDLREDSPGYDGDHPDFARPAEVFPRSDGRWKQYSALTDARIGEHLRGVEADVLVGTRPGLNVQLVRQARRGPVLVGQEHLILDGHTFRLRRDIGHAYALLDAVTTVTEADARAYRRLGLPGVRVESVPNSVPAPPVPPADPAAKTVVAAGRLTGVKRYDLLIDAFAEVAADHPDWKLRIYGSGDAVQDLKGPLTRQIKDRGLGGQVFLMGSATPLEPELAKGSIAAVTSQRESFGMTIVEAMRCGLPVVSTDCPHGPGEIIEDGVDGFLVPVDDVAAFARSLRRLVEDDELRAASARAALDASERFDPVRIAARHEALWTELVERGASLRTHPRGRAALHAGTGRVIDGVYALKARAGRLVRRFR; the protein is encoded by the coding sequence ATGCGTATTTCCTTTCTGCTCCACAACGGCTACCACTACGGCGGCACGATCCGGACGACGTTCACCCTCGCCGAGGAACTGGCGAAACGTCATGAGGTCGAGATCGTCTCGGTGTTCCGCCACCGCGACCGCCCCCTCCTCGGTCTCCCCTCCGGGGTGACCCTCCGCCACCTCGTCGACCTGCGCGAGGACAGCCCCGGATACGACGGCGACCACCCCGACTTCGCACGGCCCGCCGAGGTCTTCCCGCGCAGCGACGGACGCTGGAAGCAGTACAGCGCGCTCACCGACGCCCGGATCGGGGAGCATCTGCGCGGTGTCGAGGCCGACGTCCTCGTCGGCACCCGCCCCGGGCTCAACGTGCAACTCGTCCGACAGGCCCGGCGGGGGCCGGTCCTCGTCGGACAGGAGCACCTGATCCTCGACGGGCACACCTTCCGGCTGCGCCGGGACATCGGCCACGCGTACGCGCTCCTCGACGCCGTCACCACCGTCACCGAGGCGGACGCCCGCGCCTACCGGAGGCTCGGGCTGCCCGGCGTACGCGTCGAGTCCGTGCCCAACAGCGTGCCCGCGCCCCCCGTGCCGCCCGCCGACCCCGCGGCGAAGACCGTCGTCGCGGCGGGCCGCCTCACCGGCGTCAAGCGGTACGACCTGCTGATCGACGCCTTCGCCGAGGTGGCCGCCGACCACCCCGACTGGAAGCTGCGGATCTACGGCAGTGGCGACGCCGTCCAGGACCTCAAGGGGCCGCTGACCCGTCAGATCAAGGACCGGGGCCTCGGCGGACAGGTGTTCCTCATGGGCTCGGCGACCCCGCTGGAGCCGGAGCTGGCCAAGGGCTCGATCGCCGCGGTGACCTCGCAGCGCGAGTCCTTCGGGATGACCATCGTCGAGGCGATGCGCTGCGGGCTCCCGGTGGTCTCCACCGACTGCCCGCACGGCCCGGGCGAGATCATCGAGGACGGCGTCGACGGGTTCCTGGTACCGGTCGACGACGTGGCGGCGTTCGCCCGGTCGCTGCGCCGGCTCGTCGAGGACGACGAGCTGCGGGCCGCGTCGGCACGGGCGGCGCTCGACGCGTCCGAGCGGTTCGACCCGGTCCGGATCGCCGCCCGGCACGAGGCGCTGTGGACGGAACTCGTCGAGCGGGGCGCGAGCCTGCGCACCCACCCGCGGGGCCGGGCGGCGCTGCACGCCGGGACCGGCCGAGTGATCGACGGGGTCTACGCCCTGAAGGCGAGGGCCGGCCGGCTCGTCCGCCGCTTCCGCTGA